The Chthoniobacterales bacterium genome contains a region encoding:
- a CDS encoding SDR family oxidoreductase, translating into MSQRTALITGALGGIGISLCEEFRRAGYFVIATDRKDGDCACDEFLNIDVRDLYRSEETRKSVRADVQRLVGDTGLHVLVNNAASQVLNRTDDIQISDWDETLQTNLIAPFLFSQMLLPEIEHAKGSVINIASIHSVATKPGFVCYATSKAALVGMTRAMAVDLGPRVRVNAINPAATATPMLLAGFEGKSAEFDELAKKHPLERIAQPWEVAKTALFLASSDAAFITGACLHIDGGIGGRLHDPV; encoded by the coding sequence ATGAGCCAGCGCACCGCTTTGATCACCGGCGCCCTCGGAGGCATCGGCATTTCCCTCTGCGAGGAGTTTCGCCGCGCGGGCTATTTCGTGATTGCCACCGATCGCAAGGATGGCGATTGCGCCTGCGACGAGTTCCTGAACATCGATGTGCGCGATCTTTATCGGAGCGAGGAAACCCGAAAATCGGTGCGCGCCGATGTGCAGCGGCTGGTCGGCGACACGGGCCTGCACGTGCTGGTCAATAACGCCGCGTCCCAGGTGCTCAACCGCACCGACGATATCCAGATCTCGGACTGGGACGAGACGCTCCAGACGAACCTCATCGCCCCGTTCCTCTTCTCGCAGATGCTGCTGCCGGAGATCGAGCACGCAAAGGGCTCCGTGATCAACATTGCGAGCATTCATTCCGTGGCCACGAAGCCCGGCTTCGTCTGCTACGCGACGAGCAAGGCCGCGCTGGTGGGGATGACGCGCGCCATGGCCGTCGATCTCGGACCGCGCGTGCGCGTGAACGCCATCAATCCCGCGGCGACGGCGACGCCCATGCTGCTGGCGGGATTCGAGGGCAAATCGGCGGAGTTCGACGAGCTCGCCAAAAAGCATCCCCTCGAACGCATTGCCCAGCCCTGGGAAGTCGCCAAGACCGCTCTCTTTCTGGCCTCTTCGGATGCGGCGTTCATCACCGGCGCCTGCCTTCATATCGACGGCGGAATCGGGGGGCGTCTGCACGATCCGGTGTGA
- a CDS encoding phosphoglycerate dehydrogenase encodes MKILLTCPPMLRAVDRFRDRFAALGYELTTPDVPQILPEEELIELVPQFDGWIIGDDPATARVFEAGKAGRLKAAVKWGVGVDNVDFAACKRLGIPITNTPGMFGREVADMAMGYVIALARELFAVHAGIRAGGWPKPPGISLAGKTVALAGFGDIGRNTARRLLASEMRVVAYDPYFKPAEGLEAVENAAWPDRLEEADFIVLTCALTPENRHMLGAAALGKVKPGVRVVNVARGPLVDEAALSAALADGRVRSAALDVFEVEPLPMNSPLRAFDQCLFGSHNGSNTIDAVVRTSERAIDLLDGFLKALPAEVAS; translated from the coding sequence ATGAAAATTTTGCTGACCTGTCCCCCGATGCTGCGGGCAGTGGACCGCTTTCGCGACCGCTTTGCCGCGCTGGGCTATGAACTCACGACCCCCGACGTCCCTCAGATATTGCCCGAGGAGGAGCTCATCGAGCTCGTGCCGCAATTCGACGGCTGGATCATCGGCGATGACCCCGCGACCGCCCGCGTCTTCGAGGCGGGAAAAGCCGGCCGGTTGAAGGCCGCCGTCAAATGGGGGGTCGGCGTGGACAATGTCGACTTCGCCGCCTGCAAGCGCCTGGGGATTCCGATCACGAACACGCCGGGCATGTTCGGCCGCGAGGTGGCGGACATGGCGATGGGCTACGTCATCGCGCTGGCGCGCGAGCTTTTCGCGGTGCATGCCGGTATCCGGGCCGGCGGCTGGCCGAAGCCTCCCGGCATTTCTCTCGCGGGCAAGACGGTCGCCCTCGCGGGATTCGGCGACATCGGCCGGAACACCGCGCGGCGTTTGCTGGCGAGCGAGATGCGAGTCGTCGCCTATGACCCTTATTTCAAGCCCGCCGAAGGGCTCGAGGCCGTGGAAAATGCCGCGTGGCCCGATCGCCTCGAGGAGGCGGATTTCATCGTGCTGACCTGCGCGCTCACGCCGGAGAATCGTCACATGCTCGGGGCCGCGGCGCTCGGAAAAGTGAAGCCCGGTGTGCGTGTCGTGAACGTCGCCCGCGGTCCGCTCGTGGACGAGGCTGCGCTCTCGGCGGCGTTGGCCGATGGCCGGGTGCGCAGCGCGGCGCTCGACGTCTTCGAGGTCGAGCCGCTGCCGATGAATTCGCCCCTGCGAGCGTTCGACCAGTGCCTCTTCGGCTCGCACAATGGTTCCAACACGATCGACGCCGTCGTGCGGACGAGCGAGCGGGCGATCGACTTGCTCGACGGATTCCTGAAAGCCCTCCCGGCGGAGGTCGCATCATGA
- the gmd gene encoding GDP-mannose 4,6-dehydratase gives MKTALITGITGQDGSYLTEQLLAKGYTVHGMIRRSSSFNTGRIDHLYSDPEIIDKRLFLHYGDLTDSSNLNRMLEKVGPDEIYNLGAQSHVKVSFDVPEYTGEVDAMGTLRFLDAIKEVGLKDKTRFYQASTSELYGLVQEVPQTEKTPFYPRSPYAVAKLYGFWIIVNYREAYGIHASNGILFNHESPRRGETFVTRKITRAAGRIREGLEDCLVMGNIDSKRDWGYAPEYTDAMWRILQQDTPDDYVCATNETHTVREFIDLTFRQLDMELEFKGEGVNEVGIEKKTGKVRLKIDPRYFRPTEVELLIGDYTKSKLKFGWEPTTRFEELVRIMTDADWKLAQREKLGLGQ, from the coding sequence ATGAAGACAGCGCTTATCACCGGCATTACGGGCCAGGACGGCTCCTATCTCACGGAGCAGCTGCTTGCCAAGGGCTACACCGTTCACGGCATGATTCGCCGCTCGAGCAGCTTCAATACGGGACGGATCGATCACCTTTACAGCGATCCGGAGATCATCGATAAGCGACTTTTCCTCCACTACGGCGATCTCACCGATTCCAGCAATCTCAACCGCATGCTCGAGAAGGTCGGGCCGGATGAAATCTACAACCTCGGCGCCCAGAGCCACGTGAAGGTCTCGTTCGATGTCCCGGAATACACCGGCGAGGTCGACGCGATGGGCACGCTGCGCTTCCTCGACGCGATCAAGGAAGTCGGTCTGAAGGACAAGACCCGCTTCTACCAGGCGTCGACGAGCGAACTTTACGGCCTCGTGCAGGAGGTTCCCCAGACCGAGAAGACGCCTTTCTATCCGCGTTCGCCCTACGCCGTCGCGAAGCTCTACGGCTTCTGGATCATCGTGAACTACCGCGAGGCCTACGGCATCCATGCCTCGAACGGCATCCTTTTCAACCACGAGTCTCCCCGCCGTGGGGAGACCTTTGTCACGCGCAAGATCACGCGGGCCGCGGGCCGCATCAGGGAAGGTCTCGAGGATTGCCTCGTCATGGGCAACATCGATTCCAAGCGCGACTGGGGTTATGCGCCGGAATACACCGACGCGATGTGGCGCATCCTTCAGCAGGACACGCCGGACGACTACGTCTGCGCGACGAACGAGACGCACACCGTCCGCGAGTTCATCGACCTCACCTTCAGGCAGCTCGACATGGAGTTGGAATTCAAGGGTGAGGGCGTGAACGAAGTCGGTATCGAGAAGAAGACCGGCAAGGTTCGCCTGAAGATCGATCCCCGCTATTTCCGTCCGACCGAGGTCGAACTCCTCATCGGCGACTACACGAAATCGAAGCTCAAGTTCGGCTGGGAGCCGACCACCCGTTTCGAGGAGCTCGTCCGCATCATGACCGACGCGGATTGGAAGCTCGCCCAGCGCGAAAAACTCGGCCTTGGGCAGTAA